In Hamadaea flava, a genomic segment contains:
- a CDS encoding glycosyl hydrolase, whose protein sequence is MKLLATRRRKITAAIAAVLLVGAGGAAAAGEKFWEEIGVLDEPGAGTPFQPHEFAEMMAGEAGENPADEAFEALTIAQQFADARTSPGIVAPGAYSAAYAQLTSMPKTAGTWSEVTNKVYDADDPRYRDWYSNSSGGAGNVTGRITGLVADNAGHVYAAGADGGVWRSSTGGGQWTPIADQLPSLSSGTLVLAEDGSLWYGTGEANTGGTAYAGSGVYRLADPVSGQFTPAGRVGGTELESSVISKLRFAGGTVWAATNRGVYSHSATTATGAWTLQYAPNPSFLPGGADAGNANAAYKNIVNDIAPDPKDPKHVVAAIAWRSGDTYNGFYETADYTQGSASWHKVNPTGAIPADDIGRVTFAYAADGSALYAVNQSPKLLNKLVGTVNSYLDGVYVSNSGDPAGPWSKIAESEKLANSGSALKQSVGGKGYGPGIQSWYNHFLQVDPANPKHVWLGLEEVYETTDAGATWKTIGPYWNFYFGCWAISDKDNTCPDSTHPDQHSVAVGSYQGKAYVYVGNDGGVFRRPVNGAVNRDGHATDWQSLNDGTIDALQYYSVSVGKDGSGVGVAGGLQDNGASILRPGDTVMGSHFGGDGGDSLANPQNFCQQVQEYTNLAMRSTENCAVNPGADTIDKATSYDIQPYTNRPGDEPARFIAPFSPDAGNPNVWVAGGQHVWVNDLGFAIRTGKQWKSVFDLGAGHTATSVAVAGGTAYVGWCGPCNNAGFTRGVATGKIGDPTSWHQLALPSTGVVPNRFVQGIEVDPTDGQHVFLAMNGFSRRFTEGPGAGFGHVFESHNGGADWTDVSANLPDVPASSIKLLPGGALVLTTDLATFYRPGGTATWQRLGSGLPLTVGMDVEYSTVDNSVYVATHGRGIWRLSLGQL, encoded by the coding sequence ATGAAGCTATTGGCCACGCGACGTCGCAAGATAACCGCCGCCATCGCGGCCGTCCTGCTCGTCGGGGCCGGCGGGGCGGCGGCCGCCGGTGAGAAGTTCTGGGAAGAGATCGGGGTGCTCGACGAACCCGGCGCGGGCACGCCGTTCCAGCCGCACGAGTTCGCCGAGATGATGGCGGGGGAGGCCGGGGAGAATCCGGCCGACGAGGCGTTCGAGGCGCTGACCATCGCGCAGCAGTTCGCCGACGCCCGCACCTCGCCGGGCATCGTCGCGCCGGGCGCCTACAGCGCGGCGTACGCGCAACTCACCTCGATGCCGAAGACGGCGGGGACGTGGAGCGAGGTGACCAACAAGGTCTACGACGCCGACGATCCCCGGTATCGCGACTGGTACTCGAACTCCAGCGGCGGCGCGGGGAATGTGACGGGCCGGATCACCGGTCTCGTCGCCGACAACGCCGGGCACGTGTACGCCGCGGGCGCGGACGGCGGCGTCTGGCGCTCGTCCACCGGCGGCGGCCAGTGGACCCCGATCGCCGACCAGCTTCCGTCGCTGTCCAGCGGCACCCTCGTCCTCGCCGAGGACGGCTCGCTCTGGTACGGCACCGGCGAGGCCAACACCGGTGGGACGGCGTACGCCGGATCCGGGGTGTATCGCCTGGCGGATCCGGTGAGCGGCCAGTTCACTCCGGCCGGCCGGGTCGGCGGGACCGAGCTGGAGAGCAGCGTCATCTCCAAGCTGCGCTTCGCGGGCGGCACCGTGTGGGCGGCCACCAACCGCGGGGTCTACAGCCACTCCGCGACGACGGCGACCGGTGCCTGGACCCTCCAGTACGCCCCCAACCCGTCGTTTCTGCCGGGTGGAGCCGACGCGGGCAACGCGAACGCGGCGTACAAGAACATCGTGAACGACATCGCGCCGGACCCGAAGGACCCGAAGCACGTCGTGGCCGCGATCGCCTGGCGGTCGGGGGACACCTACAACGGGTTCTACGAGACCGCCGACTACACCCAGGGTTCGGCGAGCTGGCACAAGGTGAATCCGACCGGGGCGATCCCGGCGGACGACATCGGCCGGGTCACCTTCGCGTACGCCGCCGACGGCAGCGCCCTGTACGCGGTCAACCAGTCGCCCAAGCTGCTGAACAAGCTGGTCGGCACGGTCAACAGCTACCTCGACGGGGTCTACGTCTCGAACTCGGGTGACCCGGCCGGGCCGTGGTCGAAGATCGCGGAGTCGGAGAAGCTGGCGAACTCGGGCTCGGCGTTGAAGCAGTCGGTCGGCGGCAAGGGCTACGGTCCCGGCATCCAGTCCTGGTACAACCACTTCCTGCAGGTCGATCCGGCCAACCCCAAGCACGTGTGGCTGGGCCTGGAGGAGGTCTATGAGACCACGGACGCCGGGGCGACCTGGAAGACGATCGGCCCGTACTGGAACTTCTACTTCGGCTGCTGGGCGATCAGCGACAAGGACAACACCTGCCCGGACAGCACCCACCCGGACCAGCACTCCGTGGCGGTCGGCAGCTATCAGGGCAAGGCCTACGTCTACGTCGGCAACGACGGCGGCGTCTTCCGGCGCCCGGTGAACGGCGCGGTCAACCGCGACGGGCACGCGACCGACTGGCAGAGCCTCAACGACGGGACCATCGACGCCCTGCAGTACTACTCGGTCTCCGTCGGCAAGGACGGTTCCGGCGTCGGGGTGGCGGGCGGCCTGCAGGACAACGGCGCGTCCATCCTGCGGCCCGGCGACACCGTGATGGGCTCGCACTTCGGCGGCGACGGCGGCGACTCGCTGGCCAACCCGCAGAACTTCTGCCAGCAGGTCCAGGAGTACACCAACCTGGCGATGCGCTCGACCGAGAACTGCGCGGTGAACCCTGGCGCGGACACGATCGACAAGGCGACCTCGTACGACATCCAGCCGTACACGAACCGGCCGGGCGACGAGCCGGCCCGCTTCATCGCCCCGTTCTCGCCGGACGCGGGCAACCCGAATGTCTGGGTGGCCGGCGGCCAGCACGTGTGGGTCAACGACCTGGGCTTCGCCATCCGCACCGGCAAGCAGTGGAAGAGCGTGTTCGACCTGGGGGCCGGGCACACCGCCACCTCGGTCGCGGTGGCCGGCGGGACGGCGTACGTGGGCTGGTGCGGGCCGTGCAACAACGCCGGGTTCACCCGCGGCGTGGCCACGGGCAAGATCGGCGACCCGACCAGCTGGCACCAACTGGCCCTGCCGTCGACCGGCGTCGTGCCGAACCGGTTCGTGCAGGGCATCGAGGTCGACCCGACCGACGGCCAGCACGTGTTCCTCGCGATGAACGGGTTCTCCCGGCGCTTCACCGAGGGACCGGGCGCGGGATTCGGCCACGTCTTCGAGTCGCACAACGGCGGGGCCGACTGGACGGACGTCTCGGCGAACCTTCCGGACGTTCCGGCCAGCTCGATCAAGCTGCTGCCCGGTGGCGCGCTGGTGCTCACCACCGACCTGGCCACCTTCTACCGGCCGGGCGGCACGGCGACCTGGCAGCGGCTCGGGTCCGGGCTGCCGCTGACCGTCGGGATGGACGTGGAGTACTCGACTGTGGACAACTCCGTCTACGTCGCCACCCACGGCCGGGGCATCTGGCGGCTCAGTCTGGGACAGCTGTGA
- a CDS encoding transglutaminase TgpA family protein, translating into MTNRRHLGFVAAAATLLAATPLAGIFQTWTWLIESAFAVGVVAATAAGVRALRGRAAAQGFGMLAALVVILTLLFSNGHSLIGIIPTPDTIKYFASLLSTAGDQIRDNGVPVPDLDGLLFLTVFGIGLVAIINDLLTVAMRRPALTGLPMLAIYAVPIAVYPDSVAVVPFVFAAAAYLWLLVSDNVDRVRRFGRRFTGEGRDVDVWEPSPLASAGRRLGVVSVIVAIVIPLLIPQLSSSFFDQFGGNGEGGNGTGSGRGGLQANLFADLSGRLNQKEVIDLVKVTTTDANPYYLRFGVADELSAGGFGTRVPNGTSIGNPLPDPYQRPSFGVTREKYTANVEVSKTFDMPLLPVYAEPVQTRKIGSDWSYDQNMQVVFSLRSRSGGRTYDFDYVRSTYTPQELNEAPELSAENAMRRQFTAVPLVAEVRKRVDELTKDAKTPYEKVRAIYDYFSAKNGFKYSLEVPTGTSGQKIVDFLNNKTGFCEQYAAAMAWLVRTAGIPARVAFGFARGNNVRVANGQYTFTLTNRNLHAWTEVYFQGFGWVPFDATPSTYVAGSVASAWAPDPNQTTGPSANPSFSPGPGGDAGDDLPDKGLGANDPDAQFGADGQPIEQTVMWPWYLLAGAVALVLLLSVPGVRRRMLRTRRSRSDGIPADPLEVTPTGTMVVISDTNADRARNLAHDAWDELLDTLVDFRVPADPAETPRAVARRLIAEQELPQATADGAQRLALAEERARYARNPLDPQALPDALRLIRRHLASTSDRRTRVFAVLMPPSVLARWRIGLLEGLSRGVQRTGQLREFLLRFNPRRLLASR; encoded by the coding sequence GTGACCAACCGTCGTCACCTCGGCTTCGTCGCCGCGGCGGCCACCCTGCTCGCGGCCACGCCGCTCGCGGGGATCTTCCAGACGTGGACCTGGCTGATCGAGTCCGCGTTCGCCGTCGGGGTCGTGGCCGCCACGGCGGCAGGGGTACGCGCCCTGCGTGGCCGAGCCGCCGCGCAGGGCTTCGGCATGCTCGCCGCCCTGGTGGTGATCCTGACCCTGCTGTTCTCCAACGGGCACTCGCTGATCGGGATCATCCCGACGCCGGACACGATCAAGTACTTCGCGTCGCTGCTGTCGACCGCCGGTGACCAGATCCGGGACAACGGCGTACCCGTGCCCGATCTGGACGGGCTGCTGTTCCTGACGGTGTTCGGCATCGGGCTGGTCGCGATCATCAACGACCTGCTCACCGTCGCGATGCGGCGGCCGGCTCTGACCGGGCTGCCGATGCTGGCCATCTATGCCGTGCCGATCGCGGTCTACCCCGACTCGGTCGCGGTCGTCCCGTTCGTCTTCGCCGCGGCCGCGTACCTGTGGCTGCTGGTCAGCGACAATGTGGACCGCGTACGCCGATTCGGGCGGCGGTTCACCGGCGAGGGCCGCGACGTCGACGTGTGGGAGCCGTCCCCGCTGGCCTCGGCCGGCCGGCGGCTCGGCGTGGTCAGCGTGATCGTCGCGATCGTCATCCCGCTGCTCATCCCCCAGCTCAGCTCCAGTTTCTTCGACCAGTTCGGCGGGAACGGCGAAGGCGGGAACGGCACCGGCTCCGGCCGGGGCGGCCTGCAGGCCAACCTGTTCGCCGACCTCAGCGGCCGGTTGAACCAGAAGGAGGTCATCGACCTCGTCAAGGTCACCACGACCGACGCCAACCCCTACTACCTGCGGTTCGGGGTGGCCGACGAGCTGAGCGCGGGCGGCTTCGGCACGCGGGTGCCCAACGGCACGAGCATCGGCAACCCGCTGCCCGACCCGTACCAGCGGCCGTCGTTCGGCGTGACGCGGGAGAAGTACACGGCCAATGTCGAGGTGTCCAAGACGTTCGACATGCCGCTGCTGCCGGTGTACGCCGAACCGGTGCAGACCCGCAAGATCGGCTCGGACTGGTCCTACGACCAGAACATGCAGGTCGTCTTCTCACTGCGATCCCGGTCCGGCGGGCGTACCTACGACTTCGACTACGTCCGCTCGACCTACACGCCGCAGGAACTCAACGAGGCGCCCGAGCTGTCGGCCGAGAACGCGATGCGGCGGCAGTTCACCGCGGTGCCCCTGGTGGCCGAGGTCCGCAAGCGGGTCGACGAACTGACGAAGGACGCGAAGACGCCGTACGAGAAGGTCCGTGCGATCTACGACTACTTCTCCGCCAAGAACGGCTTCAAGTACAGCCTCGAAGTGCCGACCGGCACGTCCGGCCAGAAGATCGTCGACTTCCTGAACAACAAGACGGGCTTCTGCGAGCAGTACGCCGCCGCGATGGCCTGGCTCGTGCGTACGGCGGGCATCCCGGCGCGGGTCGCGTTCGGCTTCGCCCGGGGCAACAACGTGCGCGTCGCGAACGGGCAGTACACGTTCACGCTGACCAACCGCAACCTGCACGCCTGGACCGAGGTCTACTTCCAGGGCTTCGGCTGGGTGCCGTTCGACGCGACGCCGAGCACCTACGTCGCGGGCTCGGTCGCCTCCGCGTGGGCTCCCGACCCCAACCAGACCACCGGGCCGTCGGCGAACCCGTCGTTCAGCCCCGGCCCGGGCGGAGACGCCGGGGACGACCTGCCCGACAAGGGCCTCGGGGCCAACGACCCGGACGCACAGTTCGGCGCCGACGGCCAGCCCATCGAACAGACCGTGATGTGGCCGTGGTACCTGCTCGCCGGCGCGGTGGCCCTGGTGCTGCTGCTCAGCGTGCCGGGCGTACGCCGCCGGATGCTGCGAACCCGCAGATCCCGGTCCGACGGCATACCCGCCGACCCGCTGGAGGTCACCCCGACCGGGACGATGGTGGTCATCTCCGACACCAACGCTGACCGGGCCCGGAACCTGGCCCACGACGCCTGGGACGAACTGCTCGACACCCTGGTCGACTTCCGGGTGCCGGCCGACCCCGCCGAAACCCCGCGCGCGGTGGCCCGGCGACTCATCGCCGAACAGGAACTGCCCCAGGCGACAGCCGACGGAGCCCAACGGCTCGCCCTCGCCGAAGAACGCGCCCGGTACGCCCGCAACCCGCTCGACCCGCAAGCACTGCCGGACGCGCTACGGCTCATCCGGCGGCACCTCGCCAGCACCTCCGACCGGCGTACGCGCGTCTTCGCCGTGCTCATGCCGCCGTCGGTGCTGGCCCGGTGGCGGATCGGACTCTTGGAAGGGCTCAGCCGTGGCGTCCAGCGGACGGGACAGCTCCGCGAGTTCCTCCTCCGGTTCAATCCGCGGCGGCTACTCGCCTCCCGATGA
- a CDS encoding DUF58 domain-containing protein, whose amino-acid sequence MREALSGLTTRGRAFFAAAAAAALASLILGERDLMRVAALLAVLPLLAAAYVGRSRYKLSCTRTLEPHRVPVGSSSRVVLRLANMSRLPTGTLLLEDRLPYALGSRPRLVLERLGAGQASSVAYTVRADARGRYEVGPLAIRMTDPFGLCELTRSFPSTDHLVVIPQVVPLPSVRLAGEFAGSGDSRARSVSVHGEDDAATREYRHGDDLRRVHWRSTARVGELMVRREEQPWESRATILLDSRAVAHRGEGPTASFEWAVSAAASIAMHLRDAGYRIRLVSDGDIDVDAHDAAGEAHLMDRLAEVKTSNRSTLAALVEHSRRRSDGGLIIAILGQLGEPETQILAGLRASGTTCVAFAIDASTWLNLPPEARATADRDRAATALALMHNGWRVVGAEHGAKLAALWPHAGRGSAGFAWRAALAETALPTTGRR is encoded by the coding sequence GTGCGCGAGGCGCTGAGCGGCCTGACCACGCGGGGGCGAGCGTTCTTCGCCGCGGCTGCCGCTGCCGCGCTCGCGTCCCTGATCCTCGGCGAGCGGGACCTCATGCGCGTGGCGGCCCTGCTGGCCGTGCTGCCCTTGCTGGCGGCGGCCTATGTGGGCCGGTCGCGCTACAAGCTGTCCTGCACGCGGACCCTGGAGCCGCACCGGGTGCCGGTCGGCTCCAGCTCCCGGGTCGTGCTCCGGCTGGCGAACATGTCCCGGCTGCCCACCGGGACGCTGCTGCTGGAGGACCGCCTCCCGTACGCGCTGGGCAGCCGGCCGCGGCTGGTGCTGGAACGGCTCGGCGCGGGCCAGGCGAGTTCGGTCGCCTACACGGTCCGCGCCGACGCCCGCGGCCGGTACGAGGTGGGCCCGCTCGCGATCCGCATGACCGACCCGTTCGGGCTGTGCGAGCTGACCCGGTCCTTCCCGAGCACCGACCATCTGGTGGTGATCCCGCAGGTCGTGCCGCTTCCCTCGGTACGCCTCGCGGGCGAGTTCGCGGGGTCGGGCGACTCCCGGGCGCGCTCGGTGTCGGTACACGGCGAGGACGACGCGGCGACCCGCGAATACCGGCACGGCGACGACCTGCGGCGGGTGCACTGGCGCTCGACCGCGCGCGTCGGCGAGCTGATGGTCCGCCGTGAGGAGCAGCCCTGGGAGAGCCGGGCGACGATCCTGCTCGACTCCCGGGCGGTCGCCCACCGAGGCGAGGGGCCGACGGCGAGCTTCGAGTGGGCCGTGTCCGCCGCCGCCAGCATCGCGATGCACCTGCGCGACGCCGGATACCGGATCCGGCTGGTCTCCGACGGAGACATCGACGTCGACGCGCACGACGCGGCCGGCGAGGCGCACCTGATGGACCGGCTGGCCGAGGTCAAGACCAGCAATCGGAGCACGCTGGCCGCCCTGGTCGAGCACTCCCGGCGGCGGTCCGACGGCGGCCTGATCATCGCCATCCTGGGCCAGCTCGGCGAGCCGGAGACGCAGATCCTCGCCGGGTTGCGGGCCAGCGGCACCACCTGTGTCGCGTTCGCGATCGACGCCTCGACCTGGCTCAACCTGCCACCCGAGGCCCGCGCGACCGCCGACCGCGACCGGGCCGCCACCGCGCTCGCCCTGATGCACAACGGCTGGCGGGTGGTCGGCGCGGAGCACGGCGCCAAGCTCGCCGCGCTCTGGCCGCACGCCGGCCGCGGTTCGGCCGGGTTCGCCTGGCGCGCCGCGCTCGCCGAGACCGCCCTGCCCACGACGGGCCGACGATGA
- the leuS gene encoding leucine--tRNA ligase, translating into MSEADTPAFRYTAALANQIEKRWQDYWAANGTFHSPNPVGPLADPAHPRSGADKKFVLDMFPYPSGAGLHVGHPLGFIGTDVFARFNRMAGFNVLHTMGFDAFGLPAEQYAVQTGTHPRVTTEQNVERYRAQLRMLGLGHDDRRSVATTDVAFYRWTQWIFRQVFNAWYDEEAGKARPIEELEAAYAAGERPTPDGRAWSELSVHERRAVLNRSRLAYASNAPVNWCPGLGTVLANEEVTADGRSERGNFPVFKANLKQWMMRITAYGDRLIDDLDTLNWPEPIKLMQRNWIGRSTGAHVDFGADAGVIKVFTTRPDTLFGATYMVLAPEHELVDALAPAEWPAGTNPKWTGGHATPAAAVAAYRAFAAAKTDVERQADAKEKTGVFTGAYATNPVDGRSVPVFIADYVLAGYGTGAIMAVPGQDERDWAFAEVFELPIIRTVQAPEGWTGKAYTGDGPAINSASEVSTSLDGLGVTEAKAKIIEWLEADGHGTGAITYRLRDWLFSRQRYWGEPFPIVYEVLPDGTVSEEPIALPESMLPLELPEIDDFSPKLFDPNDANTSPETPLSRTREWVEVELDLGDGPKRYVRETNTMPQWAGSCWYQLRYLDPTNDQAFVDPANEAYWVGPRPGQESGGVDLYVGGVEHAVLHLLYARFWHKVLFDLGKVSSFEPYHRLFNQGYIQAYAYTDERGVYVPAEEVTEESSGVYVWQGEKVDREYGKMGKSLKNVVTPDEMCAQYGADTFRVYEMSMGPLEVSRPWETRAVIGAQRFLQRVWRAIVDEETGQAVVVDEAADEATQRLLHKTIAGVREDMSELRFNTAVAKLIELTNGITRLGRTPRATAEALTLMVAPFAPHIAEELWRKLGHDDSLTYADFPQADPALLVEDQVTYPVQINGKVRGRIEVAASAAEEVVRAAALDAVADSLAGKEPRKVIVVPGRMVSVVV; encoded by the coding sequence ATGAGCGAGGCGGACACCCCCGCGTTCCGCTACACGGCGGCGCTGGCGAACCAGATCGAGAAGCGCTGGCAGGACTATTGGGCGGCGAACGGCACGTTCCACTCGCCGAACCCGGTCGGCCCGCTCGCCGATCCCGCCCACCCCCGCTCCGGCGCTGACAAGAAGTTCGTGCTGGACATGTTCCCGTACCCGTCCGGGGCGGGCCTGCATGTCGGGCACCCGCTGGGCTTCATCGGCACCGACGTCTTCGCGCGGTTCAACCGCATGGCCGGGTTCAACGTGCTGCACACGATGGGCTTCGACGCCTTCGGCCTGCCCGCCGAGCAGTACGCCGTGCAGACCGGCACGCACCCCCGGGTGACCACCGAGCAGAACGTGGAGCGCTACCGCGCGCAGCTGCGGATGCTGGGCCTGGGCCACGACGACCGGCGCAGCGTCGCCACCACCGATGTGGCCTTCTACCGCTGGACCCAGTGGATCTTCCGGCAGGTCTTCAACGCCTGGTACGACGAGGAAGCCGGCAAGGCTCGCCCGATCGAGGAGCTGGAAGCCGCGTACGCCGCGGGCGAGCGCCCGACGCCGGACGGCCGCGCCTGGTCGGAGCTGTCCGTCCACGAGCGTCGGGCGGTGCTGAACCGGTCGCGGCTGGCGTACGCGTCGAACGCGCCGGTGAACTGGTGCCCCGGGCTGGGCACGGTGCTGGCGAACGAGGAGGTCACCGCCGACGGGCGCAGCGAGCGGGGCAACTTCCCGGTCTTCAAGGCCAACCTGAAGCAGTGGATGATGCGGATCACCGCGTACGGAGATCGGCTGATCGACGATCTGGACACGCTGAACTGGCCGGAACCGATCAAGCTGATGCAGCGCAACTGGATCGGCCGCTCGACCGGCGCCCATGTCGACTTCGGTGCCGACGCCGGCGTGATCAAGGTGTTCACCACCCGTCCCGACACCCTGTTCGGGGCGACCTACATGGTCCTGGCTCCGGAGCACGAGCTGGTTGACGCGCTGGCCCCGGCGGAGTGGCCGGCGGGCACGAACCCGAAGTGGACCGGCGGGCACGCGACGCCGGCCGCGGCGGTGGCGGCGTACCGGGCGTTCGCGGCGGCGAAGACCGATGTGGAGCGACAGGCCGACGCCAAGGAGAAGACGGGCGTCTTCACCGGGGCGTACGCGACGAACCCCGTCGACGGCCGCAGTGTCCCGGTCTTCATCGCCGACTACGTGCTGGCCGGTTACGGCACCGGTGCGATCATGGCGGTGCCCGGCCAGGACGAGCGCGACTGGGCCTTCGCCGAGGTGTTCGAGCTGCCCATCATCCGGACCGTGCAGGCGCCGGAAGGCTGGACGGGCAAGGCGTACACCGGCGACGGCCCGGCGATCAACAGCGCCTCCGAGGTCAGCACCAGCCTGGACGGGCTGGGCGTCACCGAGGCCAAGGCGAAGATCATCGAGTGGCTGGAGGCCGACGGCCACGGCACGGGGGCCATCACCTACCGGCTGCGGGACTGGCTGTTCAGCCGCCAGCGCTACTGGGGCGAGCCGTTCCCGATCGTCTACGAGGTGCTGCCGGACGGCACGGTCAGCGAGGAGCCGATCGCGCTGCCCGAGTCCATGCTGCCGCTGGAGCTGCCCGAGATCGACGACTTCTCCCCGAAGCTGTTCGACCCCAACGACGCGAACACCTCGCCGGAGACGCCGCTGTCGCGTACGCGGGAATGGGTCGAGGTGGAGCTGGACCTGGGCGATGGCCCGAAGCGCTACGTACGCGAGACGAACACGATGCCGCAGTGGGCCGGCTCCTGCTGGTACCAGCTGCGCTACCTGGATCCCACCAACGACCAGGCGTTCGTCGACCCGGCGAACGAGGCGTACTGGGTGGGCCCGCGGCCGGGGCAGGAGTCCGGCGGCGTCGACCTGTACGTCGGCGGCGTCGAGCACGCCGTCCTGCATCTGCTGTACGCCCGTTTCTGGCACAAGGTGCTGTTCGACCTGGGCAAGGTGTCCTCGTTCGAGCCCTACCACCGGCTGTTCAACCAGGGCTACATCCAGGCGTACGCCTACACCGACGAGCGCGGCGTCTACGTCCCGGCCGAGGAGGTGACCGAGGAGTCCAGCGGCGTCTACGTCTGGCAGGGCGAGAAGGTCGACCGCGAGTACGGGAAGATGGGCAAGTCCCTGAAGAACGTCGTGACTCCGGACGAGATGTGCGCGCAGTACGGTGCGGACACCTTCCGGGTCTACGAGATGTCGATGGGGCCGCTGGAGGTGTCCCGTCCGTGGGAGACCCGGGCGGTCATCGGCGCGCAGCGGTTCCTGCAGCGGGTCTGGCGGGCGATCGTCGACGAGGAGACCGGTCAGGCCGTCGTCGTCGACGAGGCCGCCGATGAGGCGACCCAGCGGCTGCTGCACAAGACCATCGCGGGCGTCCGTGAGGACATGTCGGAGCTGCGGTTCAACACCGCGGTGGCGAAGCTGATCGAGCTGACCAACGGCATCACCCGGCTGGGGCGCACGCCGCGGGCCACCGCGGAGGCACTGACGTTGATGGTCGCGCCGTTCGCCCCACACATCGCCGAGGAGCTGTGGCGCAAGCTGGGTCACGACGACTCGCTGACCTACGCCGACTTCCCGCAGGCCGACCCGGCCCTGCTGGTCGAGGACCAGGTCACCTACCCGGTCCAGATCAACGGCAAGGTCCGCGGCCGGATCGAGGTCGCGGCTTCCGCCGCGGAGGAAGTGGTACGCGCGGCGGCGCTGGACGCCGTCGCGGACTCGCTGGCCGGCAAGGAGCCGAGGAAGGTCATCGTCGTCCCGGGCCGGATGGTCAGCGTCGTCGTGTGA
- a CDS encoding Rieske (2Fe-2S) protein, translating to MTSTRRAFVSGIAGAAGVAATGLAAACGSSNGGGSTATPTAQATTEVTAPTTLGKTADIPVGGGKIFATQEVVVTQPTAGSFKGFSAICTHMHCTVGTVANGTINCPCHGSQYSITDGAVKQGPATMGLPAKNVTVNGDSIVLQP from the coding sequence ATGACATCCACTCGCCGGGCCTTCGTGTCCGGGATCGCCGGAGCCGCGGGGGTCGCCGCGACCGGATTGGCCGCCGCGTGCGGCAGCAGCAACGGCGGCGGTTCGACCGCCACGCCGACGGCGCAGGCCACGACCGAGGTGACCGCCCCGACCACGCTGGGCAAGACGGCGGACATCCCGGTCGGCGGCGGCAAGATCTTCGCGACTCAGGAGGTGGTGGTGACGCAACCGACCGCGGGCTCGTTCAAGGGATTCAGCGCCATCTGCACCCACATGCATTGCACGGTCGGCACGGTGGCCAACGGCACCATCAACTGCCCCTGCCACGGCAGCCAGTACTCGATCACCGACGGGGCGGTCAAACAGGGACCGGCCACCATGGGGCTGCCGGCGAAGAACGTGACGGTCAACGGCGACTCGATCGTCCTGCAGCCGTGA
- a CDS encoding AAA family ATPase, producing the protein MTPGSWDGGREELNPALPAEEFQSAAEAIVANIEQVIEGKTATVRLALAVLLAEGHLLIEDVPGVGKTKLAKALARSIDCSVRRIQFTPDLLPSDVTGVNVYNQENHDFEFKPGAVFANLVVGDEINRASPKTQSALLECMEERQVTVDGVTYPLQTPFMVIATQNPIEMEGTYPLPEAQRDRFTARIAMGYPDANAELAMLDVHSAQDPLENLVAVSDAARVREMIATVRAVHVSDAVKNYAISLVTATRESGDLRLGASPRATLQLLRTAKAIAALDGRDYVLPDDLQALAVPVLAHRIIPTADAQLSRRTTDAIVSDLVHRLPVPSERRQGTQAFERR; encoded by the coding sequence CTGACGCCTGGGTCGTGGGACGGCGGCCGCGAGGAGCTCAACCCAGCTCTACCGGCCGAAGAGTTCCAGTCGGCGGCGGAAGCCATCGTCGCCAACATCGAGCAGGTCATCGAGGGCAAGACGGCCACCGTCCGGCTGGCGCTCGCCGTGCTGCTCGCGGAGGGCCATCTGCTGATCGAGGACGTCCCCGGCGTCGGCAAGACGAAGCTCGCCAAGGCGCTCGCGCGGTCGATCGACTGTTCCGTGCGGCGCATCCAGTTCACCCCCGACCTGCTCCCCAGCGACGTCACCGGCGTGAACGTCTACAACCAGGAGAACCACGACTTCGAGTTCAAGCCCGGCGCGGTCTTCGCCAACCTGGTGGTCGGCGACGAGATCAACCGGGCCTCGCCGAAGACCCAGTCCGCGCTGCTCGAGTGCATGGAGGAGCGGCAGGTCACCGTCGACGGCGTCACCTACCCGCTCCAGACGCCGTTCATGGTCATCGCCACCCAGAACCCGATCGAGATGGAGGGGACCTATCCGCTGCCCGAGGCGCAGCGCGACCGGTTCACCGCCAGGATCGCCATGGGCTACCCCGACGCCAACGCCGAGCTGGCGATGCTCGACGTGCACTCGGCCCAGGACCCGCTGGAGAACCTGGTCGCGGTCTCCGACGCGGCCCGCGTCCGCGAGATGATCGCCACCGTACGCGCGGTGCACGTCTCCGACGCCGTGAAGAACTACGCGATCTCCCTGGTGACGGCCACCCGTGAGTCGGGCGACCTGCGGCTGGGCGCTTCGCCGCGGGCCACGCTGCAACTGCTGCGGACGGCGAAGGCGATCGCCGCCCTGGACGGCCGCGACTACGTCCTGCCGGACGACCTTCAGGCGCTCGCGGTGCCCGTCCTGGCGCACCGGATCATCCCGACCGCCGACGCTCAGCTTTCTCGGCGTACCACTGATGCCATCGTCTCGGATCTGGTGCACCGCCTGCCGGTGCCGAGCGAGCGGCGGCAGGGCACGCAGGCTTTCGAGCGGAGGTGA